Part of the Carassius carassius chromosome 20, fCarCar2.1, whole genome shotgun sequence genome, CCCTCCAATATGCATAAGCTTTTTAGTAACAGTTGTAAGCCATTTTTAatgctataatataataattgctgttatctCTGAAAGAAAGCCATTCAGATACCCAATTACTCAAAAAGTGCATAATGCCAGCAAAGGAGGCCATTTTGTTATTATGTGAATAAAAACTATTTAGtcatttcagtttgttatttgtccaaaaatttaaatatttgtgttttgtcttatgaCAGGTGGTCTTATAAATTGTTAAGCACggtatgttttcatagcattcagcTGGCACATTTGTTTTAGGGACATTAGACAGAATGTGGAATAGTGTGTTTTGccagtttaatttaaataaatagggGTTTTAATCAGATTAACTGCAGCTCTAATTGACTCAtatttttttgccaataaaagcctttaaaccTTATGATATGCTTATCACTGTTTTTCAGTATGCCATAGACACAtagaaaaataatctacaaatactggagcagcaaactttgcaaaacaccaAAATTATGTCACTGATGAAAATTTTAGCCATGACTGTAGGTACTTTGATTTTCTTTTCTGCACATCTTAGAACAGTAACAAAGGGCACTATTTATACAGATTTCAAGCAGGTCAAATGCATAAGATAACATTATTATAGTGCGAGCAAAACATTGGTAATGGTGTCTGAAATGACAAACACTGATCCAACCATTGCTGAACACTGACCTCTGGCTGAGTTTCTCCACAGCAATGCGTTTCTGAATCAGCTGCTGAGCCTGAGAATCAACCAAGGGCAGAGGAGGGTCCTTCCCACTGTCCTGCAGGACCATGAAAAAAAGTGTCAATCAAGAATGTAACATGTCAATCAAGAGATGCATAACATCTCATAAAATATCATCTTAAatgacattttcctttttttcccgtTTTGTTTTGTTATCTGTATTGTAACTCTCTGTCAATGTCGTCATTTTGTGTAATTTCTTgattgtaaaatgtttaaaattaataaataataaaaaaaaaaactaaagtcatTAAACTCATAAAAACATTTGTGGCTTTCAAAAATTAGCGGCACGAGTTCATAGCAGGGTTTttactaaaaccattaaaaaaaacagtaaatgttaactgaaataaaataaaatttaaaatattaataaatatgcaaaaaaaatatcccAAGttgttttttcagaaaaaaaaaaaaaaagtattaccaagtaccctggaccacaaaaccagtcttaagtcgctggggtatattttttagcaatagccaaaaaaaaaaaaaaaaacattatatggtTCAAaactattgatttttcttttatgcaaaaaatcattatgatattaaagataatttttccATGAAGatgtcttgtaaaaaaaaaaaaaaaaaaaaaaaaaatctgattttttttttttttttttcaccctcagatttttaaatattgcctgatcctaataaaccatacttcAATGgagagcttatttattcagctgtcAGATTATGTATGAACCTCAGTTTCGAAAAACTTAAGACTGTTCTggaccagggtcacatatatcaaTGCAAGTGCAAGTCTTTAAGTGTAGCTTTAAGGTGAGGCAGGCAAATCATTCAGTTGCTACCTGTGTGTCTGGAGTGTTTTTGATGACATCTGTCTTGACCTCTTCAGGCAGAACATACGCTCCTTTGTAAAACTCTCTCACTCTCAGCTCCAGCAACTCTGTCTCCTTCTGCAGTGTTTCATAATCAGGAGCTGAAGCACTGGGTTTGGAAGAACTTCCACTGTTCTGTCTCAAGCTCACTTCTACCTCAGCCTCATCCAGGTCATCTTCATCCAGTTCCTCCACTTCCTGTGCAGAAACCCCTGTTCCAGAGGCATAATCAGGCCCATAAAGAAACTTCATGGTTTCCTCAGTTCTCCACTCCATAAAGGTTTGTCGTAGATGCTCTAGCAGGCACAAACTGATGGTTGTAGTTGTTGTTTTAGATTTGTTATGGTCCTTCAACAAACCTTTGAGACCTGCAGCTCCTCTCTTACTCATGTTCACCTGAGTGATGTTCAGACCACTAGCGGGAGGGGTGGAGTTTCCAATCTCAGGCTGTGAAGGAAGGTTAGTTTCCTGTTGGGTTGTAGTGTCCTTCAGACTACACTGATTCAAAAGCTTCAGAGTTCCTTCAAAATCAGATCCAGCAGATGTGGTTTTATTTGGCATAGACAGACAGGCAGTTGCATCCGTCTGAGGTTGAGGAGTTTCTGAAGATCCACTTTCATCATTTTCTCCACTGAGTGTTTGTATAGGTTCAGGATGTGCATATTGCTTATTTTCAGCACTCAACCTGTCCTCACTCACTCCATCCCTCTTTGGCAGTTTTCCCCAGTGTACCCTTGCATGTTTATGCTGTCTGGACACCACACTGGAGACAAAGTCTTGCTCAACGTCACTATTGTCACTCTGGCTGAAGGGAGGGGAGTCCTTGTGAGATTCAGGAACATCTGGGACAGGATTCTCAATGTCAGCTTCTGTCAAAGGCTTGTCTACCAAATTTATTTCTTGTCCAGAGCTCCCGCTGTAGACGGATGAAAATACATTGTGAGTCAGTTTGTACAAATATAATCTACTCATTTCTTTAGAATGTTTTGTCACTGCAAAAGATCTTCTACAAAACCATGAGATTTCTCTTAAACAGACAAAACTGTTTGTACATACCCCTCTCCTTCTTTCATCAGCTTAACTTCAGGAggccttttaaataaaataaaaaattaaatatttttttttaaacaaaatgctaAGCATtgttacatgaaataaaaaatgacaaacataTCTTATAGCTGAATCCACTACtgctcaaaaatgtttttttttttttttttttaagaaatgaatacatttattctgtaaggacatattaaataaataatgaagacatttgtaatattataacaTTTCAAACAAAGGTTATTCAGGATAAACATAAGAAGAAGAAATTattcttgagtaccaaatcagcatactaattcaatatttctgttttactgttcttctgatcaaaataaatgcagtcttggtacacataagagacttctttcaaaaacatttcagaatccaaacctttgaacagtagaagaaaagtaatacaattattaaatacatatttcataGGTGTATAGTGTACAATTAATAAAGAGTTAAACTATTACAAATGTACAGTTAAAAAAAGGTATGTGATTAATAATAACtatttgtattaataaattacacattcacctaattataattaaatttaagtAACACAGTTAAGTTATTGATTGAAAGATACACTACCTCTCCTCCTTTCTAAGCCAAAGTGGTGTTTTTGATATCTGGAGCTCAAAGCATTTGGAGGCTTTGTAGCAGAAATTACTGCAAAAACTCTGAAAAATAGATAATGATGAAGATAATGATGAACTTGTCTGCTTGCTTCTATGATTAGTTATTAAAGGAGAAATTAAAACAAAGCTAGGAATAAAATCATACCTTGCGCTCTGTAATATCATAGACTCTGTTAGTTTTGGTGGATATTTTAAACTGTTGAGTGGGTATCTGAAATGTAATAAACTCTTATGAGACAGTCAGAAACTGATATTGCAAATTAAAAACATGGGAAAGAAGAAATGTTTACTGTGTAATCCCTAAAGGTTCTTACGTTATTTAGTTTATTTGGACACCTAGGATATCCACACAGTTTAGCAATGCACCTTTCTTCCACTGTGTCTTTGTAGTTGGCAGGAGTGATATGCCAAGCCTATAGATTACAGGACATTCTCTTTGAAGCACAACAAACAATCATTTAAATCTCCAACTGTACTGTACAGAGGCAAATTACAGTACGTTATGTGACTTACACAGTCTATGAGGAACTCCTCTGTCACACTGTCCTCCAGCAGCCGCTCAACCACCTGCAGGGCTTTGCGCTCCAAGTCTAGCTTCTGTCTGAGCGCCGCTTTAATACCTTCCCTCCTGCAAACATTACATTTCATGTAACCTGTATCACTTTAATGACTATATTAACTAATCATataaagtgaaaacagtccaactAAAGTAAACAAACATACTTCCTCGCCTCATCCGCTGCTGAAATCGCCTGGGTTCCTTTCCCCCCTAAAATTCAGGACAAATATTCAGTTAATATATAAAAGCAAAAATTACGGAATAATtccacatatatatgtgtatatacatatatactaccTTTCTTCTTTGATTTCGAGGCTCGAATCTTTCCTGCCGCTTCCATGCTTGTTTTCTCAAAACTCCTTCCGCTTACGTCACAGCACTACGGCAAACAGCCAGCGACACGCTTCATTCTGCTGCAGTTTCTAAACACGCGGAGCTGCATATTGAAAGTATAGCTGTAAGTGAGCGCGCTTTTGCAAATTGTATCTGGTTAAGTAGGAGTATATCtcattaacaaaataaatcagCAGCCTTGCTTATACAATGCTACGCAAAAGCATAATCTTATCGCAGAGCTTATTTTGAACACGCCAGTCGTATAGAGATTTT contains:
- the rpap2 gene encoding putative RNA polymerase II subunit B1 CTD phosphatase rpap2, which produces MEAAGKIRASKSKKKGGKGTQAISAADEARKREGIKAALRQKLDLERKALQVVERLLEDSVTEEFLIDCAWHITPANYKDTVEERCIAKLCGYPRCPNKLNNIPTQQFKISTKTNRVYDITERKSFCSNFCYKASKCFELQISKTPLWLRKEERPPEVKLMKEGEGGSSGQEINLVDKPLTEADIENPVPDVPESHKDSPPFSQSDNSDVEQDFVSSVVSRQHKHARVHWGKLPKRDGVSEDRLSAENKQYAHPEPIQTLSGENDESGSSETPQPQTDATACLSMPNKTTSAGSDFEGTLKLLNQCSLKDTTTQQETNLPSQPEIGNSTPPASGLNITQVNMSKRGAAGLKGLLKDHNKSKTTTTTISLCLLEHLRQTFMEWRTEETMKFLYGPDYASGTGVSAQEVEELDEDDLDEAEVEVSLRQNSGSSSKPSASAPDYETLQKETELLELRVREFYKGAYVLPEEVKTDVIKNTPDTQDSGKDPPLPLVDSQAQQLIQKRIAVEKLSQSLRDVVGPLRLTMSDVINDINNLVRTFRFTNTNIIHKRPEWALIAVVLLSVLTEVSPLLRESLASPSSLEYISSLMSELKLEDKDLRNLILLFKPRVTPQT